The DNA region GACCGAGGACAGTCCGGCTAACACTCAACACACGATCCAACGGTGGTTCCGTCTCGCGCGATAGGGGCACATACGTGAGCAATGCACAAGGTTCGGGGAATCAGCCAGCAGGTCGACGAGGCAAAGTTCAAACTCCTGCGTTGGCGTTCAACTTCCTGCCGGTCAAGTTCACCGACGCCTCCTTCGATGCGGGCACGCAGTCATACAAGTCGCCTGAGCAATTGGACGCACTTCGAGCCCGGCTAGCCAAGTCGCACAGCGTGATCCGGCTTCGCAGTCAGATCGTTTGTGTGCCGATAACGCGAGACGCAGAGGTCGTGGGCGAGCCGACGAGGTTCGACACACGTGGGCCGAATCTCGCATTGACAGCGTATCTGCTGCAAGGCTGACGCGGGTGCTGACCGAGAGGTGGAAATTCTCGCTGCGCAGGTTCGACCCGCTCACCTTCGTGTCGAGGCTCCCCAATCGCGATCTGATGCAGAAGGCGCTGAAGGACCGCCACCCGATCGAGGGCTTGCATGTGTACCCGGAGTACGAGCTCGACGTGCGTCGCTCAGGCCCGATGGGGTACGCCGGGATCATCGTTGGTCTCAAGACACGGTACGAGATCTCGTTGCCCGTCAGTGAGCTCATCGAGCTCGGTGTACACATGGTGGGCCAGTACGTGCTGACCGAAACAGACTCTGTCCCTGAGCGGCCGTTCCAGGACCCGATCGCCCGGCGCCGGCTGGCCGGGGTTGTCGAAGCCGTAGACCAGGACCGCGTCGTACTCGGCACTTCGGACGGGCGTATCGAGGTACCCGCGTCGCAGGCATGGTTGGAATCACGCCGCGACAACTTCCTGGCCGTGGTCGAAGCGGTCGCGGGAGCGTCTGCCACAAGCATCACCGATGCGCTGGAATACCAGGTGTTCACTGTGACCGGCGCTGAGGGCCGGATGGCGCGCACTCAGGAGATCGCCGACGGCCTGATCAAACTCGGCCCACTCACTATCGCCAACGACATCCAAGCGACGATCGGGAATGGGGTGAAGATCACCGCGCCTTCGGATCGCAAGACACACTGGCGGCTACCCGAGCCGACCTACGTTTTCGACCTCGGCGGCGACAAGACACACCCGTTCCCCGATCCAGGGCTGAACCAGTTCGGGCCGTTCGACTCTGAAGGGTTCACGCCGAAAATCCCACGCATCGCCGTGGTCACCCCCAAGCAGCACCAAGGCGCCGTTGAGGGTTTCATGAGCAGTTTCCGTAATGGCGTCCGCGGCGCATCAGCGTTTTCCCAAGGATTCGTCCGCAAGTACCAGCTAACCGACTGTGCCCTCGTCTTCACCCCCTTTGACGGCGATGTGTGTGACGCTGCCGCGTACCGGCAGGCGTGTCGAAACGCCCTGGAGGGCGACGAACCCCCGGATCGAGCCACGAGAGCATGGAGAAGCTCCAGCATCTGGAGAAGAGCGTCGTGGTGCTGGTGGAGTGGATCTCCGGTGAGATGGAGGGCTGGGCCAAGCTCAACGCGGCGTACAACGTCGTGACCGACGAGGTCATGGACGCCGGGCTCTCCGAGAAGGCGATCAAGGCGCTCGAGGCCATCGTGTTAGAGGGCTACAAGGGCTGGACCGACGCCATCTGCTCGGATCGTTCGTGGTCATCTTGAGACGCTCCGTGCGGTCGGCGCGTAGCACCGGGAGATGGTGCTGGCCCACGCCCGTCAGGCGATGCACGAGACGAGCAGTCAGCGGCTCGCGACGATCCTGGACAGATTCGAAGCGGAGACGGTCGATCCTCCGACGAGTCCGCGCAGACTGGCGCTGTAAAGCCGATTGGCAGCAGGCGTAGCAGGACGTCCCTACGATTCTCTTGTCCCTAGTACCTCGATATCCTGGAGCGGATCGACTGTCGTGATCACTCAGCAGACCTTCATCATCCCGCCCGAGATCGAGGCGGGCCTGCTCAATGGTGACCTCAAACTCTGGGGCGGCGTGGTGCGCAACCTGTCTGGGAAGATCGTGAAGCACCTCGAGGAAGTGAAGGTGCCTGCGCAGGCTGGCGAGAGCGCGGCGGTCAGTACTGCCTCCAGCAACGTGAGGAGCTGGTCAGGCCTTGCTGGGGACCTCAAGAACCCCTGGTTGATCATCCCGGCAGCGGTTGTGGGCACGCTGGCTGCAGGATCAGCTGTCTACGTCGCGGTGAAGAAGCACCGGCAGGCTGCCACGGCCGAGGTGCCGGAGGTCGTCGCGAGCTACAACACCTCGCTGCGGGGGTACCTGGAGGCGGTCCGAGAGGGACGGTTGAGCGAGGAGATCATCGGGAAGCTCATCTCGGATCTCGACGCCGTCGTGGCATACGAGGAGGGCGGGACGATCTCTCTGGACTTCTCGTCGAAGCACGTGGAGACGTTGGTGGGCATCGTGGTGGACGCCACGAAGCAGCTTGTCGAAGCGAACGACCTCGATTTGGATGAGCTCCAGGAGCAGGTGCCGGCCGAGGATGACAACGTGGTTGACCTGCGTCGGTACTTGGAGGTCCAGAAAAGGATCTTCAAGGACGCCGGGTAGTCAGGGTCTGCTGAACAGCGATTGTCGCTCCAGCGTTCGGCAGCGATCCAAGTTTTACCGTGACTGAATTCCGGCCCAAACCGGCTGCGGCAGCGCCAGCGGTCGGACACTTGATCGAGACCCCGTCGCTGGGGACTGCTGACCCAGGACGCTGACTTGGATGCCGGTTAAGTTGAGGACAAACGGAAATGCCGGGCCTTGCCTCACGGTCATCGGCAGGACCGCGCGTTCGGGTTAGGTGCCGGAGGCCATGTAGGCGGCGAGGATGTAGTTGGGGTGTCGGTCCAGGTTGGTGCGGGCCCGGTCGTAGCGCATGGTGGTTCTGGGGTCGGCGTGGCGCGCGGCGATCTGGACGTCGCGGAGGTCGACGCCCGCGTCGAGAATGGTGGTGACGAAGGTGTGGCGGAGCATGTGGGGATGCATCCGCGGCAGCCGCACGATCGAGACCGCGGCCAGGTGGCGGAGCCTGCGGGTGGCGCAGTGGCGATCCATCCGTGCTGCTCGCCGGTTGAGCAGGATCGCTCCACTGGTTCTGTCGTGGACAGCTCGGTCGAGAGCGCGCCCGACGGCGGGCGGGAGCGGCACGAGAGTGACCTTGGTGCCCTTGCCGATCACGCGTAGGACCCGGTGGCCGTGTTCCTCTCCGATGTCGGTGATGTCGGAGCCGCAGGCTTCGAAGATCCGTAACCCGAGTAAGCCGAGCATCGCGACCAGGGCGAAGTCGAACCGGTTGCTGGAGTCGCGGGCTGCGGTGAGCAGGGCCTCGAACTGCAGGTGTGACAAGCCCAGGGTGGGTGACTCGTTCGCGACGACGGGTCGGCGGACATAGTCGGCGGGTGAGTGTTCGAGGACGGAGTCGATGACGCAGGTGCGGTAGAAGCCAGCGACCACGGCCATC from Alloactinosynnema sp. L-07 includes:
- a CDS encoding tyrosine-type recombinase/integrase, with product MTASEVLPDSDVVLRLACAAYLARFTGSSRVHTESDLRIYLAWCAARQFAPLGMVRADVERYVRWMQEIRRFKPSTVSRRMAVVAGFYRTCVIDSVLEHSPADYVRRPVVANESPTLGLSHLQFEALLTAARDSSNRFDFALVAMLGLLGLRIFEACGSDITDIGEEHGHRVLRVIGKGTKVTLVPLPPAVGRALDRAVHDRTSGAILLNRRAARMDRHCATRRLRHLAAVSIVRLPRMHPHMLRHTFVTTILDAGVDLRDVQIAARHADPRTTMRYDRARTNLDRHPNYILAAYMASGT